The DNA window ACAGAAACTTCTCTCTGGTGCATAACGCATGTAAACCtgcttggagttttttttaaaaagcacctTAGGGGCTCTCAGACTATGATGAACAAGATTATCTGGTCTAATAAAACCATGGTTAAATTGTTGGGCCTtaattctaaagctacgtacagacgttcaatggttcttgtctgataatcggctcagggctgatatccacgagaatctggtgtgtgtactgcGTCCATCGTTCATCATCCggacgactgtcctggcggatccacggacgatggacgatgaatgatccttatgcaagggaagggggagaacgcgcagcggggtgccgctccctcgttctccccctcctctctccatagagcagaatgctgtatatacaacactcgttcatgcattgtgcagtacttagtcgttggaaaggattgtgaaagatcctttccaacaacaatattaGCACTTGTATATGCAGCTTAAAggttatgtctggaggaaactaGAAACCcctcatcacctgcccaataacatcccaacagtgaagcatggtggtggcagcatcatgctttATGGGTGCTTTTCAGCAGCAAGGACTGGGAGACAGGAAAAGCTGAATGAAGCAAAGcacagagatatcctcaatgaaaatcTGTTCCACGGTGATTGGGACCTCATACTGGGCcatccagcatgacaatgacctaaagcagcggtcgccaaccggtggtccgtggaccacaagaaggctcagatctgcaatgggaagtaggcggggttatgctatcatgatgtcactataggggaggtttcttccctttgagtgacacccggctccccgcacatgcgcggtcaggagccggatATTTTAGCAGTCCTCGGGACCAAAAAGGCTGGCGACCACTTACCTAAAGCACACAGAAAACACAACgcagggacaactctgtgaatgtcctagaggggcccagccagagccctgaattgaaccctatcaaacatctctggagagacctgaagAAGGCTGTCCACCAACAGTCCCTATCCAATTTAACAGAGACTGAGATTTGCAaaaaagaatggcagaaaatccccaaAGTCAGGCGTGCAAAGCTTTATGCATCATACACCAAAATACTTGTGGCTGTAATttctgccaaaggtgcttcaactaagtaaagggtctgaatatttatgtaaatgtgacatttcccCACcacttagactgtaagctcttctgggcaggggcctctcctccttctgtgtcattgtctgtatctgtcattttcaacccctatttaatgtacagtgctgcattatatgttggcgctatataaataataaatattgtttactaataataaatgtgattttttttcctatttaatacATTCACACAATTgtccaaaattctgtttttctaacgacaaaatgtataatataaaatatatatattgtaatacatgtatgtatattgtaCTACATGTACCTAAATTGCAGAAAACAAGTGAcagaagggtttaaaaaaaatatctcccAGTCCGCCATTGAACGCAGTTGCTATAACAACCCCTCCCAGTGTAAACAGCTCTTAAGTTCATAGGGTACACAGGCGCCCTCGCTGCGCATGCTCCAGGAAGTCTCGGCTCTCCTCTTCTTAACATTTCTGATCATCAAATCTGGCCAGCAACAAGAACTCACTAACCCACCAATCTCCGGGCTCCATCAGAACTCCAGCAAGCGAATGGTACAGTACGGAGACCTCTCCTCCAATCATACACTAGCAGAATTCGGGCGGTCTTTTCAAACTGATAATGACAAGCAGAAGTGGGCAGGGATTTTTAAAAGCCAGTGACGTCAATAGTTTACAGAATGTGTCCTTCCGCTTAACAACGGTATCGTTTTCCattaatcttttctttctttatcatttttatcattgAACTGAAATCACCAATCAATGGGTGTAACGTTGGGTTGTTAGTGGGAATCAATGAAGAGGTATTACAGTCTGTGGACTGTGGGACTATTTTACTACCGGAGCATTTTCTTTGTGTTGACAGTATTAAAAATTCCTCCGCCCCCTGACGTCTGAGGCTCCAGGGCGTTGAAGGatcagaaacaaaaacaagacgAAGGAAGAAGAGCTGGGGTCGgattattactttttactttagagttttatatttttttaatattagtcaGCACCATGAAGACAGCGATGTCCGGTCGTGTGCCTTTGTGATGGATGCGTAATCGCTGACCATGACTTTGCTCTGACTCGCCATGTACCCCCAATAAAGTGACAAGGGACCCCTCTGTGACACCCGGACATCCAGTGACGGTAAgtacccctcccccctccccctacAAATCCTTGTCACAGAGCTGACAACCTGCCCGGGGACACGGCCATGGGTTGTCTGCATGTTATCCGTCCCCCATCATATAGTTATTATTCTATGTATATAAAGATCGCACCGCCTTGGTGCTCCTCTTCCTTCCCATCTATGTAATAGGAAGTGATTGTAATCTCGGTTGTTTAGGTTAATGGCGATACTCTATCCTCAGATAATATTTTATACCTGCTCTATGTATGttgtattttactaatattttaataatggtaAATGACTGCTTGCAATACTTGTGCCTGTGGATCACTAATCTTACATGTATGGCCAGCAGATCTCCAGGGGTTATAGCTGTGAATGGCCGATCAGTACACACACTTGTAATGTCTATGCAATGTATGTATAGAGGGACAGAGCAGGCCACACAGATCCATCAATTCTCTGCCATTGTATCAGAGGAGTTTGTGAAAAATGTTTGATATCCTGCAGATCGCTTGTATAGGTGACAATTCTATGACTTCCTTAGGATGCAGATCTGTGTGcaatctatgggcctgatttattaaagttctccaaggttggggaggatacactttttttatcagtgaagctgggtgatccagcaaacctggaatggatctggtccaggattgaaaacatttgctaacacatagcaaaatactttgaacaaatccattccaggtttgctggatcacccaggtacactgatgaaagtgtatcctctctagccttggagagctttaataaaccaggcctataTGTCAGATCAGTGTGTGTACGATGAGTCTGTGCAATCTTTGGGGTGTTGTGATGGGCTGACACTGTTGTTGTTAAGTGATCAGCGAGATCTGATGGAGTCTTGTAGAAGAAGGATCGGTCTGTTTGTTTTCCCTCAATCAGCTGAGACGATAATGATGGGTTGTTAGATACACAAAGGAAATCCCCCACTCGGGCGATGTTTGCTGGCAGTGTGGACGTGATCTGTAGTCAgtcgtcctcctcctcccccaTCCAGCGATCCGCCCCTGGTCACTCCTCTCACAGCTGATCGCTGCTGACTCCAGGGGAAAAGCTTGTTTAtttctcttctctgttcttcCTGACCCAGATCCAAGATGAAAGATTTTTCAGCCCAAGATAACACCAGCAACGATGCCTTCCGACTTCTCAAACAACTCAATGTGTATTTGGAGCAAGAATGCAAATACCAACCCAAGGAGAAGGGCTTGGACCTCATAGAGTCCACTGCGGAGGTGAGAGGGGCAGCGGGGGTTGTGTTTGTTGTTTGGTGTCCAGGGAGCCTCACCTACATCtcactttatttttactattcCTTTATGactctttttacttttctgttttgtatatattgttgaGAATATTTTCCCCATAAATCTTGTGGCATTTGTAAAACATGAAGCCTCTATCATTActtgtatatgtattttgtaacttAAGTGCATGCATTTACCCTGTACTTCttctggtttttgttttgtttttattgctagaAGAGAAGTAACTTATTTACTGTTTTGTTCCAGAATGATAACACAATCTGTCCGAAATCCAGAAACGCAAAGGTAGAAGATTTGTGGAGTTTAACAAACTTCTATGGTTTCGGTATGGAGACCTTCGTCTTGGCTGTGAACATCTTGGATCGGTTTTTGGCTATCATGAAAGTAAGGCTTGCTCCTACAACAATCTCTAGAACATATAATATATGGGAAAAAGGCAACAGGATTTACATTCCTTTCTTCTAAGGGAATGTTTACACCTTGTGTGATTGGGTGGTAACTTCCATTTCAAGCTTTAGTAGGCTCAGGTGTCTATATCTCCCCAGTACAATTCTATAACATGCATGTACTATACAAGTcaagtatacatttttctttttctgaatagAAAATCTTTCACGTTTGTGCATAAAGCTGCCCACTGTTTACTACTTGTTGCAGCGCTCCCCACTCTGTGAGGCAGTAATGGGGGGCACTGGGTTATCTTTATCATTCTGTCCTTTTATctgaaccctttttttaaaaaaacatttaattcccTCTTTTTACACCACTTGTTTAAGTGATTCATTGTTCCTGgcacattcattttgtttttcatatattaggGTTATTTTGATACTTTCACAAGTATAACTTTTTGTGTACAATAACTTTTTAACAGTGCCTGACCTCTGATCCTTGTTTTCCAGTTAGCTTGTTTATTGACTCTTTTGCAATCAAGGCACTTTAATTATCTGAACCTGCTTGGCAGCtattggttttgattttttttttttccttgattaaCAATGGGAGTGTCCATTCATCCTAAAAATAGAGATAAAGCCTGCACATACATTATTAAGCTCTGTTCCACCCCTGCCTGTGAGATTTTTCACTGGTCAAGACACAGTAGAAATAATTTGGGCGAGGTGTTCAGGCATTTGGACTAATGCAATATGCTGACAACTTGTTCACCAATGCCTAAAATGTTTTGACAAATTCCTTTTGTATGTCAAAACCTTGCAGTGCTGTaaaatctttctttctttactttttaaggtGAAGCCAAAACACTTGTCCTGTATTGGTGTCTGCTGCTTCCAACTTGCAGCCAGAATTGTAGAGGAGGAATGCAATATCCCATCCACTAACGATGTCATCCGCATCAGCCAATGTAAATGCACTGTGTCAGACATTAAACGTATGGAGAAAATCATATCTGAAAAACTGCACTTTGACTTCAAAGCTACCACTGCCTTAACCTTCTTGCACTTATACCACACATTAGTTTCCTGCCATTCCTCTGAGAGGTATGTACCCCCTGTGTTTTATGCAGAATATATGGTCATCTGTTCAAATTTGTGTGACATTTGCCTTAACACAATAGAGGTCAAACACGCAGGAGGTGTTAAATATATAATTCCTACAGCTTACTTACTGTGTCTCTGCTGACTTGTAGTACCTTAGTTTACACTTAAATTTGTCATCATGAACATGTGTATATATcctatatctatctatacatatatTGCATTCCTAATGTGatgtgcacatatatatatgcttgtgtgcatttttttgctttcttttataatATCTGCAatctcctattttattttttcaggaaagAAGTATTAAACCTTGACAAACTCGAAGCTCAGCTGAAAGCTTGCAACTGCCGGCTCATTTTTTCCAAAGCAAAAGTACGAATTGCTACTGACGTCATTTGATAATCTCTGACAGATAAAAGACTCCGTTCTTACATTGTGTTTTCTTCCCTTAGCCCTCAGTGTTAGCCTTGTGCCTTCTTACTCTCGAAGTGGAAACCATGAAGTCTCTGGAACTGTTTGAGATAGCTCTCTGTGTACAGAAGCATTCAAAGGCAAGCATGTTCCtattacaatgtttttgttttgatcaGAAATAACATTTTGTTCTCTGATAGGATTATGATTTTGCAAACTTTAAATTACTGAATATGACTCATTATGCAGACATGGTCTATTGTCAGTTCAGCCAATCCAGAGGAAGGACCTGGCAGCTGCCATTGGAGTACAAACATTTAGATAGGATAAGGCAATCACAGCAGTATTAAGAtttgtttgtatacatttattttataatatagctTTATCAAGCTATATGTCTTTCTGATAGGATTTAGACTTTAATGAAGGTCTGCCTTATTGGAAATACAGGAGGGTTGTCATGACCTTGGCCTGACTTAACTActttaaatcactgacccagaataaacTTGCAACTCCTGAATCAGAAcccctgatctgcatacttgttctagttCAGTGATTTAGAAGATGTTAAAGTTATTGTGTTACCACAACAGTAGCCAGGCTGTAGATAACTTTAGGTAATCAATTGCAACGTGTAAATTGGTTTCCTTTCAAATCTAATCTTCTCACATTCCACATTTCATTTCAGGTAAGGGACACAGACATGCTGTATTGGAGAGAACTTGTTTCCCAATGCCTAGCTGATTATTCGTCCCCAGAATGCTCCAAACCAGATCACAAAAAGCTTGTGTGGATTGTGTCCAGACGCACTGCACAAAATCTTCACAACAGTTATTACAGTGTTCCAGAGTTGCCAACTATTCCAGAGTATGAATTGATGAATGAAAGTGAGAGGTATGTGCTCAGTAAGCTGTATGCAATGATTCTACAAGTTTTACATCTTGTATTAAAGTCAAAGTATGCATGACAAGCAATTTAGCGTCTGAATGGTTTCCATAAGCTAGTATTACTGTATCTTTTCTTGCCAGGTTCTATTTTAGGCTGTTAGTTTGTTATTTGACCTGATCTTCTAGAATTGCATTGATGTAGGTTTTAAGACAGCCACTTAACAGTTTATAGACTACACTACAGTATGTACCCACCCATCGGgatattttaaaagtaacaaatataatatatttatttaaaattttcactGTCAACCTGATTGTTCCCTTCAAGCTGGTTTTGCATGCACATATTAGTCTACTGCCATGTAAATATCGTTTGAAGTGGATTAAGAGAAGGTCAGTTGCTGATCATATGAAGCTGCTGCTAAATTCTAAATGGTATCAAGCATCTCAAGCTGATGACAAACTTTTGCCATTACCCCAACCCCTTAGGTTGTTCCaatattctttccttttatttttatatttagtggtTGGTAAACCTGTTCGGGTATGGATCAGTTTTCTGTTTAgcaaatatgtaattatttttggttTGATAGTACAATGAAAACAACTTATTCTTTTCTTATTTCCAGTGAGGACTCCTGTGAAGAGATGAGCAGTGGGGAAGACAGTCTCAGCAGCTCTCCACCAAGTGACCTTGAGGTTTCCTTCTTTTTTGATGACTACAAGCCAAAACTCAAACGTCGTAGTCGTCACCTCTATCCTTTGTAACAAAGGGcattatattttgtatgcatGTGGTGAAACTGTTCTTAATGATGTTGTGAATGAAAGATTACGTTGTTTCACAAGTTAGAGATTAGTTTTAAATGCCTACAGGAGTTCAATCTTAAATGCCAACAAAGCAACCAATTGTATTGCCATTTCTAAAACCTAATTTTAATGGAATTTGCTTTGCTGCTAAAACTGCTCATTCgccttttgtacattttgttaggGTTCTCCTCTCGACTTGTAATCTGAGCTATGTGAAGCAATTAACTTTTCATGTTATTTCTAATGTCATAGTTGCAGTTTTAGCCTAGCGGTTTCTTCATATTCCACACAAAGAGGATTTTGTGACTTACTGTAGTGTTGAAATGTTAGTGCAGTCTCTTTTACATTCCATAGCAATGTTGATAATTTGACTGCCTatgtaaagatgttttttttttatttgttaatcttCTATCCTTGCATTGCTTTTGCTTTGTGTCAAGTACTGTAAAATGACTATATTAGACATAACTGCAGTCTTTTCTATGACCCAACCAATGGGAATGGCCTTGTCAGCATTGCCTTAACACTTGTTGGCAGCTTCTGACACCAGTGCATATTATGAGTTTTGCAGGGAGTATGgcacaactttaaaaaatgtgtatccAAGTGTGGATCCCGTGTGCAATATCAGGTCCTTTTGTTTCTTGTAATCTTGCAGTACCTTCAGATGTGTTTTTCAGAACAGTATATGCAGTATTTGTAATCCAGAGACTCCTAATGCAGATACTGGGTCATCAGTGGGGAGTCCTGACCAACAGATACTGTTACTTTGCTCTTTTGTACAATAGCTCAATCCTGAGCTAAAGGCACAATGGCAATGTACTTATGTACTGTCTCCCAGAAGCACAGGAAAGGTTCATTAGATATGTACTATTCAGTTTTATAGTATCATAATGTAAAGCTTTGCAACAAAAATACAGTTTCCAATATCTGTATTACATGCATAGGGAGTATTATAAACATAGCGTAGCTGTgctgttttgtttaatttttaagtggcatttcatcttcttttcaggagatgatttttttttttttctttacagcagtgccatttttttcttcaacatgtttaaaatgcaatatagATGTTTTTTCAAAGTagcaaaatttaaacaaaaagaaaaacaaaaaaagaaaaattgatatttacttttatgtggggtataattaataataaaaaaaatccccttaaaTCTTCATTTGCATGGCTTGTATTGTGAAGGTGTCTTTTTGGTGCTACAAGCAGCACCTGAGTTAAGCAACACTTAAAGAATTAGTTACACTATTATTCTGTTTAACTTTTATCTTATGTGGAGTCTAGCTTCCTTTGTGTTTAGTATATTGGTTTTGTACCAAGATGAAGTAGcaacctgcaaaataaaaagctaaacaatATTCTTAAATTCTCAATAACTGAACATTTGATAGGAAGAAGACATGAGGCCACATGATTTGCCTGagcctatatatattttttttttaaactgctcaTCTCAAGAAACTGATGTCTAATCGCCAATTAAAAGGTGGCCTCTTGGTATGTTTAAATTGCTTAAAGGATTTCTCCAAATATCTGCATGTATTTCTTCTTGCCCAGTTGCCTATTGAACCTGGTGCCAGTGTTGCTATAATATTTGTATCTATAACATCAGGAATTTCCATGTATGGTTATAAAATTTTCTACTAGCACTTTCTTGTCTGTGGATGTAAGCATCCAACACTTTTGGGTGATTTGGATGTTAATGCCCCACACTGTAGCtgtcacatacatatatatatatattacacattttatatcagtctgtgtgtgtgtctatttAAGACAAATTGCCGTGAGTTGCACAGAAGTACATTAGACAAGAAATACCTTGTACCTATGTCGTTAGGCAACTGACTTAGAACTCTGCAGCTATGTTGAGAAACTGtatatgttaaatatgttaaGAGAATATTCGCTAAAATTAAAACGGTTCCTATACAGGCAAGACAAATGTcattgctaattaaaaaaaaaacaaaaaaattcttgtgTTCTGGTAATGTGGTTTGTGAACATTTAAGACAGTTAAGATTTTTCCATAACTGTTGAATTAAAGGTGTGCGTGTGTGTGAAGGTACAGATGTAAATAGTGCTGTTCAGTTgtgcaaaaacaaatgtacataaaaaaaaatgtaaattaaaaaaaaatgtacagaaaaaaatgtaaaaacctaaaatgcacataaaaaatgttatttttttatatgtatgtagcATTTTTGTTAAATGGCATGTAGATATTAATTTATTCCTTATGACCTATATTGTTTTATTGgactgttttttgttctttttctcaaACAGTCCtaaccaataaaagaaaaatctacttTTACAAATATGCCTGTGTTGTTAATTACTTTACTCAAACATTGCATTAATATTTACTCCTAGACATATTAGACATATGCACAAgttctatatatttacatatctgGAATACAGAGGCTAAATTTCATTTTCTAATTATTGAATTTTTGTCCTGAAATGCACTTGTTTGTAATGCCTTAAGGCTGGGCTCCATGGGTGCTGGATCTGGAGCCATAGAGAGCGTTCATCTCCCAAACTTT is part of the Pyxicephalus adspersus chromosome 3, UCB_Pads_2.0, whole genome shotgun sequence genome and encodes:
- the CCNG2 gene encoding cyclin-G2, giving the protein MKDFSAQDNTSNDAFRLLKQLNVYLEQECKYQPKEKGLDLIESTAENDNTICPKSRNAKVEDLWSLTNFYGFGMETFVLAVNILDRFLAIMKVKPKHLSCIGVCCFQLAARIVEEECNIPSTNDVIRISQCKCTVSDIKRMEKIISEKLHFDFKATTALTFLHLYHTLVSCHSSERKEVLNLDKLEAQLKACNCRLIFSKAKPSVLALCLLTLEVETMKSLELFEIALCVQKHSKVRDTDMLYWRELVSQCLADYSSPECSKPDHKKLVWIVSRRTAQNLHNSYYSVPELPTIPEYELMNESESEDSCEEMSSGEDSLSSSPPSDLEVSFFFDDYKPKLKRRSRHLYPL